A single region of the Pseudomonas sp. VD-NE ins genome encodes:
- a CDS encoding AraC family transcriptional regulator, with amino-acid sequence MFPTPVRQQIILRSDNLRSDDFGALFSRLFGNRYADNPPLPSNIIIGGVYGRHDGVSFRRMHYHGDFTVAFPDPQDEITFVIPTAGKIVFNHAAESIGVSHVGLAIDKADIRSMHFLDDHAHHGMSINRLQLTERLSALLDKPILQKIVFQPSVDLNSAAFQGIKALIDLATGTEFDLLINSGTLMPSRLREMLVDAVLEAWPHNFSEALQRPAPMVAPRHVKLAVEFIQAHPEQLVSGVDLARLSHVSQRALQEGFRRFVGMSIVAYQRQVRLERAYEVLKQRGSGSVTEVALRFGFSNVGRFCRYFQGAYGVGPAEFRARG; translated from the coding sequence GTGTTTCCGACTCCTGTTCGCCAGCAAATCATCCTGCGCTCCGACAACCTCCGTTCGGACGACTTCGGTGCACTGTTTTCCAGATTGTTTGGCAACCGCTATGCGGACAACCCGCCGCTGCCGTCGAACATCATTATCGGTGGCGTTTACGGGCGGCACGATGGCGTGAGCTTTCGGCGGATGCATTATCACGGTGATTTCACCGTCGCTTTCCCCGATCCACAGGATGAGATCACGTTCGTCATTCCCACTGCTGGCAAGATCGTTTTCAACCACGCTGCTGAGTCCATCGGTGTGTCGCACGTGGGGCTGGCAATCGATAAGGCAGATATCCGTTCGATGCACTTTCTGGATGATCACGCGCATCACGGCATGTCGATCAATCGTCTTCAGCTCACCGAGCGGCTGTCGGCGCTGTTGGATAAGCCGATTTTGCAGAAGATCGTCTTTCAACCCAGCGTTGATCTGAATTCTGCGGCGTTTCAGGGGATCAAGGCGTTGATCGATTTGGCGACGGGGACGGAGTTTGATCTGTTGATCAACAGCGGGACGTTGATGCCGTCGCGGTTGCGCGAGATGTTGGTTGATGCGGTGCTGGAGGCGTGGCCGCACAATTTTTCCGAGGCGTTGCAGCGGCCGGCGCCGATGGTTGCGCCAAGGCATGTGAAGCTGGCGGTGGAGTTTATTCAGGCGCATCCGGAGCAGTTGGTTAGCGGTGTGGATTTGGCGCGGTTGAGTCATGTGAGTCAGCGGGCGTTGCAGGAGGGGTTTCGGCGGTTTGTCGGGATGTCGATTGTGGCGTATCAGCGGCAGGTGCGGCTGGAGCGGGCTTATGAGGTTTTGAAGCAGCGGGGTTCGGGATCGGTGACTGAAGTGGCGTTGCGATTTGGGTTTAGTAATGTGGGGCGGTTTTGTCGGTATTTTCAGGGGGCTTATGGGGTGGGTCCGGCGGAGTTTCGGGCTCGGGGGTGA
- a CDS encoding tyrosine-protein phosphatase, translating into MFQRLLCSLSVLSLSIAAAHAAEPVLLDTPRLQGMDNFRDVAGTTSAYSTAHDGTMRAGVFYRANAVTPTASDLATLNSLGIKAVYDLRTPSEIAATPDTMLSGATYQNIDIIGSTTSGANITNISFKSAADAIAMMEQTNRAFVSDAGMRGQFNKLFNELASVDAAQLFHCTAGKDRTGWTAAVLQSIAGVDNATIMANYLATNDYTAARVAATLKALPPSMAAIYEPLLGVQASYLQAGLDEVTAQYGSMDSYLKQGLGLSQETIYVLRGKLVEYNSLPGQTGLIGNAAAGAELLRQLQNTSLSGTYSAYNYYLQSAIDAGTLGGVESQVGGQVHADAASYLLRQNAMIEQAAAPFASGSDLKVGQYRLWTTALAGYLGTDGSAHAESSNEHSQGLMVGITQRFSEQLSARGGFGYSKGSVGGAGGEADTDFTFLNVGARYGFTSLEQGLFLDANASAGYVDYDSKRDLGGGLGTAKGNTHGNLSGATVALGYRAPINGMTFEPSLGFRVSHLDLNGFKEKGSELSLDVDDNIATRRSAVANLNVGFAPVTMGAWQLVPGVQVGYERTLGDNQVDSQSHLLGLDIEQRAAFDNRDQFSGGVNLMASLGALSLGAEVGANGGGDSHGFNGGLKASYAF; encoded by the coding sequence GTGTTTCAACGTCTTCTGTGTTCGCTGTCCGTACTGAGCCTGTCCATCGCCGCCGCCCACGCTGCCGAGCCTGTGCTGCTCGACACGCCGCGCCTGCAGGGCATGGACAATTTCCGCGATGTCGCCGGCACCACCTCCGCGTATTCCACCGCCCACGACGGCACGATGCGCGCTGGCGTGTTCTACCGCGCCAACGCGGTAACCCCGACGGCCTCCGACCTGGCGACTCTCAACAGCCTCGGCATCAAAGCCGTCTACGACCTGCGTACCCCCAGCGAAATCGCCGCCACCCCGGACACGATGCTGAGTGGCGCGACCTACCAGAACATCGACATCATCGGATCTACCACCTCCGGCGCGAACATCACCAACATCTCCTTCAAAAGCGCCGCCGACGCCATCGCCATGATGGAACAGACCAACCGCGCCTTCGTCAGTGACGCCGGCATGCGCGGCCAGTTCAACAAGCTGTTCAATGAACTCGCCAGCGTCGATGCCGCGCAACTGTTCCACTGCACCGCCGGCAAGGACCGCACCGGCTGGACCGCCGCCGTGTTGCAGAGCATCGCCGGTGTCGATAATGCGACCATCATGGCCAACTACCTCGCCACCAACGACTACACCGCCGCCCGCGTCGCCGCCACTCTCAAAGCGCTGCCGCCGAGCATGGCCGCCATTTACGAGCCGCTGCTCGGCGTGCAGGCCAGCTACCTGCAAGCCGGCCTCGACGAAGTCACCGCGCAATACGGCAGCATGGACAGCTACCTCAAACAAGGTCTCGGCCTGTCGCAAGAAACCATCTATGTGCTGCGCGGCAAACTGGTCGAATACAACAGCCTGCCGGGTCAGACCGGGCTGATCGGCAACGCCGCTGCCGGCGCCGAATTGCTCCGCCAATTGCAAAACACCAGCCTGTCCGGCACCTACAGCGCCTACAACTATTACCTGCAATCGGCCATCGACGCCGGCACCCTCGGCGGTGTCGAATCCCAGGTCGGCGGCCAGGTTCACGCTGACGCCGCCAGCTACCTGCTGCGGCAAAACGCGATGATCGAACAAGCCGCCGCACCGTTCGCCAGCGGCAGCGACCTCAAGGTCGGCCAATATCGCCTCTGGACCACCGCGCTCGCCGGCTACCTCGGTACCGACGGCTCGGCCCACGCCGAGAGCAGCAACGAACACAGCCAAGGCCTGATGGTCGGCATCACCCAGCGCTTCAGCGAACAACTCAGCGCACGCGGCGGCTTCGGTTACAGCAAGGGCAGCGTCGGCGGCGCGGGTGGTGAAGCCGATACCGACTTCACCTTCCTCAACGTCGGCGCCCGCTACGGCTTCACCAGCCTCGAACAAGGCCTGTTCCTCGACGCCAATGCCAGCGCCGGCTACGTCGACTACGACAGCAAACGCGACCTCGGCGGCGGCCTCGGCACCGCGAAGGGCAACACCCACGGCAACCTCAGCGGCGCCACCGTCGCCCTCGGCTACCGCGCCCCAATCAATGGCATGACCTTCGAGCCGAGCCTGGGCTTCCGCGTCAGCCACCTCGACCTCAACGGCTTCAAAGAGAAGGGCAGTGAGCTGTCACTCGACGTCGACGACAACATCGCCACCCGCCGCAGCGCCGTCGCCAACCTCAACGTAGGTTTCGCCCCGGTGACGATGGGCGCATGGCAACTGGTGCCGGGTGTACAAGTGGGTTACGAACGCACACTGGGCGACAACCAGGTCGACAGCCAAAGCCACCTGCTGGGCCTCGACATCGAACAGCGCGCGGCTTTTGATAATCGCGACCAGTTCAGCGGCGGCGTCAACCTCATGGCCAGCCTCGGCGCTCTGAGCCTCGGCGCAGAAGTGGGCGCCAATGGCGGCGGCGACAGCCACGGCTTCAACGGCGGCCTCAAGGCCAGCTACGCGTTCTAA
- the tspO gene encoding tryptophan-rich sensory protein TspO has translation MTFFIFLLACAAAATTGVMFKPGPWYEGLNKPGFTPPNWAFPVAWTIIYLLLAWAGYRLSLIPGSQTVLALWAAQIALNTLWTPVFFGAHQVLAAMVILTVLWLVVAAMVVLAVQLDLITGLILFPYLAWLCVAAALNFSILIKNR, from the coding sequence ATGACCTTTTTCATTTTTCTTCTGGCCTGCGCGGCTGCGGCAACCACCGGCGTGATGTTCAAACCGGGGCCGTGGTACGAAGGGCTGAACAAACCCGGTTTCACCCCGCCCAATTGGGCGTTCCCCGTGGCCTGGACGATTATCTACCTGCTGCTGGCCTGGGCCGGTTATCGCTTGAGCCTGATCCCCGGCAGCCAGACCGTGCTGGCGCTATGGGCGGCGCAGATTGCGCTGAACACGTTGTGGACGCCGGTATTCTTCGGCGCGCATCAGGTGTTGGCGGCGATGGTGATTCTCACCGTGTTGTGGCTGGTGGTCGCGGCGATGGTGGTGCTGGCGGTACAACTGGACCTGATCACTGGCTTGATTCTGTTTCCTTATCTGGCGTGGCTGTGTGTTGCCGCTGCGTTGAATTTTTCCATCCTGATCAAGAACCGCTGA
- a CDS encoding alpha/beta hydrolase, translating to MTNANWGTETPWPQGERELAQVRAFNKKLAWLPRFKIRNRLTPRLIQALLRLSQVAGSGALRKLGLTAERKLIANVPVRIIRPKGRAKGVVLDFHGGGWVIGNAQMDDNFNAAIVDGCEVTVVSVDYRLAVSTPIEGLLEDCLNATRWLLQEAEFAGLPVVVVGESAGGHLAAATLLALKQWPDLLQRISGALLYYGVYDLTGTPSVRSAPADTLVLDGPGMVEALRLLTPELTDEQRRQPPLSPLYGDFSGFPPALLFAGELDPLRDDTLDIARRWSQSAPVEMHLLPSSPHGFIHFPTAIAQGVLAYSRKWISARVAAALQTV from the coding sequence ATGACCAATGCCAATTGGGGTACTGAAACACCGTGGCCGCAAGGTGAGCGCGAGTTGGCGCAGGTGCGGGCCTTCAACAAAAAGCTCGCCTGGCTACCGCGTTTCAAGATCCGCAATCGCCTGACACCGCGCTTGATTCAGGCGCTGCTGCGCTTGAGCCAGGTGGCCGGCTCGGGCGCGTTGCGCAAGCTTGGCCTGACGGCTGAGCGCAAGCTGATTGCTAACGTGCCGGTGCGGATCATCCGCCCCAAGGGCCGGGCGAAAGGCGTGGTGCTGGATTTTCACGGCGGCGGCTGGGTGATCGGCAATGCGCAGATGGATGACAATTTCAACGCGGCCATCGTCGACGGCTGCGAGGTGACCGTGGTTTCGGTGGATTATCGATTGGCCGTGTCCACGCCCATCGAAGGCTTGTTGGAGGACTGCCTCAACGCCACTCGTTGGTTGTTACAAGAGGCTGAGTTCGCCGGCCTGCCCGTCGTGGTGGTCGGTGAATCGGCGGGTGGCCACCTGGCGGCGGCGACACTGTTGGCGCTGAAACAATGGCCCGATCTGCTGCAAAGAATCAGCGGCGCACTGCTGTATTACGGCGTCTACGACCTGACCGGCACGCCAAGCGTGCGCAGCGCGCCCGCCGATACGCTGGTGCTCGACGGTCCCGGCATGGTCGAGGCCTTGCGCCTGCTGACGCCGGAACTGACCGACGAGCAACGCCGCCAGCCACCGTTGTCACCGCTGTACGGCGACTTCAGCGGTTTCCCGCCGGCGCTGCTGTTTGCCGGCGAACTCGATCCGCTGCGCGACGACACTCTCGACATCGCCAGGCGCTGGTCGCAATCGGCGCCGGTCGAGATGCACCTGCTGCCATCCTCGCCTCACGGTTTTATTCACTTCCCCACGGCCATTGCTCAAGGTGTGCTGGCCTACAGTCGGAAGTGGATTTCGGCGCGCGTCGCGGCAGCTCTTCAGACCGTTTGA
- the mug gene encoding G/U mismatch-specific DNA glycosylase has translation MDALEDILAEDLSVVFCGINPGLLAAEQGHHFAGRSNRFWRTLHLAGFTPDEVRPENDRSILQYQCGLTAVVARPTARADQVSAQEFVAAAVDFEQKIVRYKPRHVAFLGKAAYSGLSGKKLIAWGRQAETFGNAAVWVLPNPSGRNLAFTLEQLVTAYRQLARAAGFQTV, from the coding sequence ATGGACGCCCTCGAAGACATTCTTGCGGAGGATCTGTCAGTGGTCTTTTGCGGGATCAATCCCGGTCTGCTCGCGGCGGAGCAGGGACATCATTTCGCCGGGCGCAGCAATCGGTTCTGGCGCACGTTGCATCTGGCCGGGTTCACACCCGACGAAGTCCGCCCGGAAAACGACCGCTCGATTCTGCAATACCAGTGCGGTTTGACGGCGGTGGTCGCCCGGCCAACCGCGCGGGCGGATCAAGTGTCTGCGCAGGAATTTGTCGCCGCTGCGGTGGATTTTGAGCAGAAGATTGTTCGCTACAAGCCACGCCATGTGGCGTTTCTTGGCAAAGCGGCTTATTCGGGGCTGTCCGGGAAAAAGCTCATTGCCTGGGGGCGTCAAGCCGAAACGTTCGGCAATGCGGCGGTCTGGGTGCTGCCTAATCCCAGCGGACGCAATCTGGCGTTTACGCTGGAACAACTGGTCACGGCGTATCGGCAGCTGGCGCGGGCAGCCGGTTTTCAAACGGTCTGA
- a CDS encoding TetR/AcrR family transcriptional regulator produces MAQNKTTEGKGRGRPRAYDPHTALQQALGVFWNTGYSGASLDSIATAAGMNRPSLYAAFGDKHALYIKALDQYWDTAHAAMQAALTDSSLTLAQALGGFYEGQLAIYFSGDGQPRGCFAIGTATTEAVEDPEIRNVLSARLSQLDAELEARLQKAIEAGELKPDSDLAALAVIASSLLHSISIRARAGKSREELTAIVRNAVSVICG; encoded by the coding sequence ATGGCACAAAATAAAACGACAGAAGGAAAAGGCCGCGGCCGCCCTCGTGCGTATGACCCGCACACGGCGCTGCAACAGGCCCTCGGTGTGTTCTGGAATACCGGTTATTCCGGTGCTTCGCTGGACAGCATCGCCACGGCGGCAGGGATGAACCGGCCGAGCCTGTATGCCGCGTTTGGCGATAAACACGCGCTGTACATCAAGGCTCTCGATCAATATTGGGACACCGCGCACGCCGCCATGCAGGCCGCGCTGACCGACAGCAGCCTGACGCTGGCCCAGGCGCTGGGCGGTTTTTATGAAGGGCAATTGGCGATTTATTTCTCGGGCGACGGCCAGCCTCGCGGCTGCTTTGCCATCGGTACGGCGACCACCGAAGCGGTCGAAGACCCGGAAATCCGCAATGTGCTGTCGGCACGCCTCAGCCAGTTGGATGCTGAGCTGGAAGCACGCCTGCAAAAGGCAATCGAGGCTGGCGAACTGAAGCCCGATAGCGATTTGGCCGCGCTGGCGGTGATCGCTTCTTCGCTGCTGCACAGCATTTCGATCCGCGCGCGGGCGGGCAAATCCCGCGAAGAACTGACCGCGATTGTGCGCAACGCCGTCAGCGTGATTTGCGGCTGA